Genomic DNA from Nocardioides aquaticus:
AACGCCTGCTGCCGCTTCATCCGGCCGATGTCACCGGTGGCCGACAGCACGGTCCGCTCGCGGACGTAGTTGAGGGCCTGCTGGCCGGTCAGGGTCTGCACGCCGGCGTCGAAGTAGATGTCGTGCTCCGGGTCGACCACGTCCTCGGGGATGCACACCTCGACGCCCTTGACGGCCTCGACCATGTCCTTGAAGCCGTTGAAGTCGAGCACCATGTAGTGGTCGATGTAGACCCCCGTCAGCGACTCGACCATCTGCACGGTGCACTGCGGGCCGCCGAGCGCGAAGGCGGTGTTGAACATCTGCAGCTCGCCCCCGGGCACCATCCCGTCCTCGGTGCGGCAGTCGGGCCGCGTCACCAGCGCGTCCCGGGGCAGGCTCACGCCGTACGCCTCCTGCCGGTCGGCGGAGACGTGCAGCAGGATCGTGGTGTCCGACCCACCGCCGCCGGACTCGCCGTCGATCGAGTTGCCCTCGCCCTCGCGGGAGTCCGACCCCATCACCAGCACGTTCATCGGCTGCAGGTCGGCCTCCTCGTCCTCGGCCGGGGCCTGGACGAGGTGGTTGATCGCCTCGCCCTCGGCGATGTTGCCGTCGAGGCTGCGG
This window encodes:
- a CDS encoding LCP family protein — translated: MVTALVVVLAYRSLDGNIAEGEAINHLVQAPAEDEEADLQPMNVLVMGSDSREGEGNSIDGESGGGGSDTTILLHVSADRQEAYGVSLPRDALVTRPDCRTEDGMVPGGELQMFNTAFALGGPQCTVQMVESLTGVYIDHYMVLDFNGFKDMVEAVKGVEVCIPEDVVDPEHDIYFDAGVQTLTGQQALNYVRERTVLSATGDIGRMKRQQAFIASMVNKVVSAGTLSRPTRVFDFLDAATSSIVVDEDLDSIGRLVDLSMQFRDTGLTDISFITVPIAAYEPDPNRLVWTDQADQLWKLIRADRPLGGGLAEGSLTAADDVGTPTGTPSGSPGGPSGSPDAPGTRVPESDPGQSEAQRTARLAAGLCA